GCTTGACGCAGCCGGACCACGCCTGAACCGTTGACATGAATTACTCCATTCGCTTTACTTATCCGAACGGCGACGCACCCCACCGGCCGTCGTCCCCACTACCCGACCGCCGGACATCGAGGTCCGGGGACGCGGACGCCGTGAGTACCGAATGGAGCAAAGGAGCACCATGCGAAAGTCCATCCTGTGGGCAGCGCCCACCATCCCCCTCCTGATCCTGGGCGCCACCGGATGTGCGCCCGAGGGCAGCGGTGGAGGGGACAGCGCCGGAGACGAGTCGATCACGGTGGCCTACCAGACCACCGCCACCTACACGCAGGTCGATGCCCTGATGAAGAAGGCGAAGCAGGACTTCGAAGCGGCGAACCCCGACATCACGGTCGAACTGGAGCCCATCCAGGCGGAGGAGAACGACTACGCCACGAAACTCGCGCTCATGCAGCGCTCACCGGACACGGCGCCGGATGTCTTCTACGAGGACAGTTTCCGTGTGCGCCCCGATGCCGAGGCGGGCTATCTCCTGGCACTCGACGAGTACCTCGCGGAATGGGAGGACTGGGATACGGCCTTCATCGACAGCGCGAAGCAGGCCGGAGCGGGGTCCGACGGCAAGACCTATGCGGTGCCCATGGGCACCGACACGCGTGCGCTCTGGTACAACAAGGCCGTCTTCGAGCAGGCCGGCCTCCCGATCCCGTGGGAACCGAAGACCTGGCAGGACGTCCTCGACGCGGCGGAGACCGTGAAGGCCGCGATCCCCGACGCCGTACCGTTCAACATCTATTCCGGGACCGGCATGGGCGAGGCCGCGTCGATGCAGGGCTTCGAGATGCTGCTCTACGGCACCGACGACACGCTGTACGACACGGACGAAGGCAAGTGGGTGGTGGGCTCCCAGGGCTTCAGGGATTCACTGCAGTTCATCTCGGACGTCTACGTCGGCGACCTGGGTCCGGACGTCGCCACGGCCCTCGACTCGAACTACTACCAGCAGCTCAACGGCGAGGGCTACCCGACCGACAAGGTCGGCGCATCGATCGACGGCTCCTGGATCGCCGGGAGCTGGCTCGAGGGGGGCCCCGCCCCATGGCCGGAATGGTCGGACGTGATGGGGGTGACCCCCATGCCCACCCAGGACGGGCAGGACCCCGGAGCCACGAGCATGTCCGGGGGCTGGACGCTCGCCGTCGGATCGGGCAGCGGGAACCCGGATGCGGCGTTCGAGTTCGTCAGCACCGCGCTCAACAAGGACAACAGCCTGTCCTACAACGTCAACGCGTCCCAGGTCCCGGTCCGCAGCGATGTGGCCGAGGACCCGGCCTTCACCGGATCGAGCCCGGTCAGCGGCTTCTTCAGCGACCTCGTGGAGGTCACGCACTACCGCCCCACCACGTCCGACTACGCCGAGATCTCCGGCAGCATCCAGCAGGCGATGGAGGCGGTCATGACGGGCGAGCAGTCCGTCGAGGAGGCCGCAGCGGCCTATGACGAGGCCGTGACGTCCCTCGTCGGCGAAGACAACGTCCTCCGGGGATGACCACCACGCCGGCACGACCCCTGCGGGAGGACGGGCCGCCGACGGTGCGGCCCGCACCCTCCTCCGGGCGGCCCGTCCCCAGGGGACGGGCCGCCCGGCGCGCCATCCCCCTGGCGCCCGCCGTCGTCCTCCTCCTGCTGTTCATGCTCGGCCCCGTGCTGTGGTCGATCTGGGGTTCGTTCACGAATGCCTCCCTCTCGGGCAGGGCGGCCTCCGAGCCGCGCTTCGTCGGCCTGGACAACTACGTCGCGCTGCTGAGCGACCCGGACTTCCCGAACGCGGTGTGGCTGACGGTCGTCTTCCTCATCGTCTCCGCGGTGATCGGGCAGAACTTCCTCGGACTGGGGCTGGCCCTGCTCACCGCCACCGCCCCGAAGATCGTCCGGTCCATCGTCGCGACCACCGTGGTGACCGCGTGGGTCCTTCCGGAGATCGTGGCGGCCTTCGCCTGCTATGCGTTCTTCAGCAGCGACGGCACCCTGAACACGCTGACGGCGTCGGTGGGCCTCGAACCGGTCGAGTGGCTCTTCGCCTATCCCCTGGCGTCCGTGATCCTGGCGAACATCTGGCGGGGTACGGCCTTCTCCATGATGATCTACGAGGCCGCGCTGAACGACGTGGCTCCGGAGATCACGGAGGCCGCGGTGATCGACGGCGCGGGCGGCTGGAAGCGGCTGATCTTCGTCACCATCCCGATGATCAGGAACAGCATCTCCACCAACCTGATGCTGATCACCCTGCAGACCCTCTCCGTGTTCACCCTGATCTTCGTCATGACGAGCGGCGGCCCGAACCAGCGCAGCAGCACCCTTCCGCTGTTCGCCTACGCCGAGGCGTTCGGGCTGGGCAAGATCGGCTACGGCACGGCGATCGCCACGGTGATGCTGCTCATCGGCGCGGTGTTCTCCTTCCTCTACATCCGCGTCCTCAAGCCGGGAGACACAGCATGAGCATCTCCGTCGCCTCACCGAGGCGGACCGTGTCCCGGGGCGTCGCGTCCGCGGTCCTGCTCGCCGTCGCCGCCCTGTTCCTGCTGCCGCTCGCCTGGCTGGTCCTGGCCTCGCTCGACACCGGGGCCAGTGCGTCCCTCGCGATGCCCGAGCAGTTCTCCCTCGCCAACTTCACGGCCGTGCTGACGCCCGGGCAGACGCTGTGGCCCCTGTGGAACAGCTTCCTGCTGTCCGCCGGGTGCGCCGTCATCACCGTGCTCGCCGCCGTGCTCGCCGCGTACCCGCTCTCGCGGTACCAGGCCCGGTACAACAAGCCGTTCCTGTACGGGGTGCTGTTCGGGACGGGCCTGCCGATCACGGCCATGATGGTGCCCGTCTACAGCATGTTCGTCCGGCTGGGCCAGCTCGACAGCGTGCCCGCCGTCGCGCTCTTCATGGCCGCGACGTCGCTGCCCATGGCCATCTGGATGACGAAGAACTTCATGGACTCCGTTCCGGTGAGCCTGGAGGAGGCGGCCTGGATCGACGGCGCGAGCGCGATGAAGGCGCTGCGCACCGTCGTCGTCCCCCTCATGCGTCCGGGCCTGGCCGTGGTGTTCATCTTCGTCTTCATCCAGGCCTGGGGGAACTTCTTCATCCCGTTCATCCTGCTGCTCTCGAGCCACAAGCAACCCGCAGCGGTGACGGTGTTCAACTTCTTCGGGCAGTACGGGAGCGTCGCCTACGGCCAGCTCGCGGCCTTCTCCCTGCTCTACTCACTGCCCGTGATCGTCCTCTACGTGCTCGTCACCAAGGGCATCGGCGGTTCCTTCGCGACCGCCGGAGCCATCAAGGGCTGAACCGTCCCCCCGCCCCGTCGGCCCGCCGCCCCACCCGCCCGAAAGGCAGATCCATGCACTACGACTCCACTCTCGTCGAAGCCCGCGTCCGGCGGTTCCGCGGCGAGCGCCTCGTGTCCGCGCTGTACCGCAGCACAGCACCGCTCGCGCTGACCTGGTGGGAGGTGCCCGATGAACCGGTGCCCTTCGCCGAAGCCGTCGGGCAGCGGTTCGTGCCCGCCGAGCACGGCATGATGTGGGGGCGCCCCTGGGGCACCGTGTGGTTCCACGCCGAGGGCAAGGTCCCTGCCGCGTGGGCGGACGAGGAGGACGTCCGGGTCGAGCTCGTCGTCGACCTCGGTTTCACCGGCGAGCAGCCGGGCTTCCAGGCGGAGGGGACGGTGTACGGCCCGTCCGGCAGGATCATCAAGGCCGTCGAGCCGCTGAACCGGAGCGTCGGACTGGATGCCGGCTTCGGCGGGGAGGTGGACGTCTACATCGAGGCGGCCGCGAACCCGAACGTCGCCCAGGACTTCCTCTTCGTCCCCACCCCCTACGGTGACAAGGCGACGGCGGGTGACGCACGCCTGTACCGGCTCGCGGGGATCGAGGTGGGACTCCTCGATCTGCCGGTCTGGGAACTGCAGCAGGACGTGGACGCACTCCTGGGGCTGGTGGGACAGCTCCCGGCGTCCTCGCAGCGGCGCGCCGAGATCCTCCACGCACTGGACCGCATGGTGGACACCATGGATCCCGACGACGTGTCGGGAACCGCCGGGCTCGGCCGGTCCGTCCTCGGGCCCGCCCTCGCGAAGCCGGCATCGGCGAGCGCACACCACCTCCACGCCGTGGGGCATGCGCACATCGACTCCGCCTGGCTGTGGCCCACCCGGGAGACCGTGCGGAAGGTCGCACGGACCTTCTCGAACGTCTGCGACCTCATCGACGAGAACCCCGATTTCGTCTTCGCGGCGTCCTCGGCCCAGCAGTACGCGTGGCTCAAGCGGTCCTACCCCGAGCTGTTCGACCGCGTGAAGGAGAAGGTGGCGGCGGGGAACTTCGTGCCGGTGGGCGGCATGTGGGTCGAATCGGACACGAACCTGCCCGGCGGCGAGGCCCTCGCACGGCAGTTCGTCCTCGGCAAGACCTTCTTCCTGCGCGAGTTCGGGATCGAATGCGAGGAGGTCTGGCTGCCGGACTCGTTCGGGTACTCCGCAGCCCTCCCGCAGGTCATGGCCGCAGCGGGTGCGCGGTGGTTCCTCACGCAGAAGATCTCCTGGAACGAGACCAACAGGATGCCGCACCACACGTTCCGGTGGGAGGGCATCGACGGGTCCCGCATCTTCACGCACTTCCCGCCCGTGGACACCTACAACTCGGACCTCCGAGCCGAGGAGCTCGCCCGGGCCGAACGGCAGTACGCGGAGAAGGGCCTGGGCACGACGTCGCTGGTCCCCTTCGGCCACGGTGACGGCGGTGGCGGGCCCACCCGCGAGATGATCGCCGCGGCGCGTCGCACCCGCTCGCTGGAAGGATCACCCACGGTGGAGCTGAGCGGCCCGCGGGCGTTCTTCGAGGCCGCCGAGGCCGAGTACCGGGAGCCCCCGGTCTGGTCCGGCGAGCTCTACCTCGAATTCCACCGTGGTACCTACACCTCCCAGGCGCGCACGAAGCGGGGCAACCGCCGCTCCGAACACCTGCTGCGTGAAGCGGAGCTGTGGGCGACGACGGCGACCGTCCGCGCGGGAGTGCCCTACCCGGCCGAGGACCTCCGGGCGACGTGGGAGACGGTGCTCCTGCAGCAGTTCCACGACATCCTGCCGGGCACCTCCATCGCCTGGGTGCATCAGGAGGCCGAGCGCAACTACGACGACGTGGCCGTGCGGCTCGGGGCCGTCATCGAGACCGCGGCACGCGCCCTCCTGGGGCAGGGCCCGCACACCGCCGTCCTCAACGCGTCACCCTTCGCCGTGGCCGGCGTCGGCCCCCTGGGCGCGGGCACGGAGCCGGCCCGGGCCCCCCGGACCGTCACCCGGACCGGCGACGGCTTCCGCCTGGAGAACGAGGCCGTCCGCGTCGAGGTCGACTCCGCGGGCCTCGTCCGATCCCTGTGGGACAGGGCCGCGGAACGCGAGCTCGTACCCGCCGGGTCCGCCGCGAACCTGCTGCAGCTGCACCGCGACACACCCACACAGTGGGACGCGTGGGACATCGACGAGCACTACCGCAGGAACACCACGGACCTGGTGGACGTCGCCGCGCTGGACATCGTCGACGGCCCCGCCGGCCAGGCGCTGCGCATTGAACGGGCCTTCGGTGCTTCGCGCGTCGTGCAGCACCTCGCTCTCGACGCCTCCGCACCGAGGCTGGACATCAGCACCGAGGTGGACTGGCACGAGCAGAAGAAGCTGCTCAAGCTGGCGTTCCCCCTCGACGTCCACGCCGAGCGCGCGACGTCGGAGATCCAGTTCGGGCACATCCACCGTCCCACCCACGCGAACACGTCCTGGGACGCGGCGCGCTTCGAGACGGTGGCACACCGGTGGGTGCACGTCGGCGAGCCGGGCTACGGCGTGGCCATCGCCAACGACTCCACCTACGGGCACGACACCACCCGCACCACGGCCGGCCGTGCGACCACGACGACCGTCCGGCTCTCGCTGCTGCGGGCGCCCGTGTTCCCCGACCCCGCTGCGGACCAGGGCAGCCACCGTATGGAGGTCTCGGTCCTGCTGGGAGCGGACATCCCCGACGCCGTGGCCGAGGGGTACCGGCTGAACCTGCCGCTGCGCACCGTTCCCGAGGTGGCACGGACGGCGATCGAACCGCTCGTCCGGCTCGACGCCCCGGGCCACGTGGTAGAGGCCGTGAAGCTCGCCGAGGATGGCTCGGGCGACGTGGTGGTGCGGCTGTACGAGGCCTACGGGCGCCGGTCGAGGGGCATGCTCAGCGCGGATTTCCCGCACTCCTCGGTGGTCGAGACCGACCTGCTCGAACGGCCGCTGGAGGACACCGCCATCAGGCGTCGGGACGGCGACGGCGTGCATCTCGTCCTCCGGCCGTTCCAACTCGTCACGCTAAGATTTGCTGTCACCGGCTGATGACGCCGCCCCCATCGGACACGGAGGTCGTACCCTGAGCGCTGCACCGGGACCGGCCATCCGCCGGGGCACCAATCTCCCCCGCATGGGCGACTTCAACCAGACCGTGGTGCTCGACGCCATCCGGCGCTCCCCCACGGGGCTCAGCCGCGTGGAACTGGCGACGATCTCGGGACTGTCGGCGCAGACCCTGTCCAACATCGCGCGGCGCCTGCTGGAGCAGGAGCTCGTGATCGAGTCGGGCAAGGTCCAGAACGGCAGGGGCAAGCCGCGCACGGTCCTCGCGCTCAACCCGTCGGCGAGGTTCGCCGTCGGCGTGCACCTGGATCCGGCCGTGATCACGTTCGTGATCCTCGACCTCAGCGGCAGGGTGGTCGCGCATTCCACGCGACGCACACCGCTCACCCCGGACGCGGACGTCGTCATCCAGGAGATGGGCGACGCCGTCGCGGCCCTCCTGGCGGAAGCCGGGGTCGATCCCGAGCGTGTGCTCGGGGTGGGGGTCGCCTCCCCCGGCCCCATCGATCCGGTCCGCGGCATCGTCGTCGATCCGCCGTACCTGCTCGGCTGGGACCGGGTTCCACTGCGTGAGTCGCTGAGTGCGGCGACCGGCTTCCCGGTGGTCCTCGAGAAGGACGTGGCGGCCACGGCCGTGGCCGAGATCTGGGGCAGCCACAGCGACTCGCCCGAGAACTTCATCTTCGTGTACCTGGGCACCGGTGTCGGCATGGGCCTCGTGTACAGCGGCGCCGTCCTGCGGGGCACCAGCCAGAACGCGGGCGAGGTGGGGCATATCGTGGTGGACCCGACCGGCCCGGACTGCTTCTGCGGGTTGCGCGGCTGTGTCGCGGTGACGTGCATGCCCCGGAACCTGGTCGAGGAGGCGATCCGCGCCGGCGTGCACCCGGAGGGCGTGAACAGGGCGGACCCGGGAGCGGTGGAGGCGGCGTTCCTGCGACTCTGCGCGGAGGCACGGGGCGGCGACGCCGCGGCGGGGGCGATCATCGACCGCTCCGCGAGGCGTATCGCGAAGGCCGTCTCCGTGCTGACCAATGCCCTCGACGTCGATCGCGTCATCTTCGGTGGCCCCTACTGGCCGGCGCTCTCGGAGGCGTACCTCGATCTCGTGCCACGTGCCCTGCGCGGCCTCACGGTCGCCCCGCACACTGCGGACATCCGGGTGGAGGGTACGGCGTTCGGGACCGATGTGGGTGCGGTCGGTGCGGCCTGCACGGTCTTCGACAAGGCGATCTCGCCCGACACGCGGCGGCTGCTGCTGGAGCATTAACGGCGAAGGGCCCGCTCCGATGGAGCGGGCCCTTCCTTGCTGTGGCAGATGAGGGATTCGAACCCCCGTAGGCGTTGCCAGCTGATTTACAGTCAGCCCCCTTTGGCCGCTCGGGTAATCTGCCGAACGTCTTCAGTGAAGACCACCCGCAGCAAGCGCGGGCAAGACAACTTTACCCACAAACCGGCCCGGTGACGAATCGGACCGCGGGCTAGAGTCCCGCAGCCACCCGGCGTTCGATCTGCGCGTAGAAACCGTCGGCCTGCGCGGGGGTGACCATGCGCAGCAGGACGGCCCGGTCGAGGTCCGCGCGCACCCCTGCGAGCCGTTCCGCCGGGGACGGCGCCACTCCCGCGACGGCGAGCGGCGACGCGACGGTCACCGCCGCGGCCGAGTCCAGCCCGAGGATGACGTCGCCGGCCTCGTAGTCCGTCGTGTCCGCGCTCACCGCCTGGACGCGGGGCGGCACCGCGAGCGCCGGAGCCGCTGTGAACCCCGTGAGCGTCGCAGCCGTGGCTGCTGCGAGGAAGGATCCCGCCACGGCCCTGCGGAGTCGGATCTGGTAGCGGCGGCGTGGCGTCTCGGACATCGTGCGGGCTCCTCGAGGTGCGGTGGATGTCTCCCACGGTGCCATCGGAGCGTGTGCGCGTGCCCTGCGCTTCCTGAGCGTCGCCTGTGAGGGCCCCGCACCGCCGGGCAGGGGTTGCGGATATTCTTGGACCCAAGACACCCAACCACCCCGAGGAGGCACCGTGGCGAGCGAATCCACGTTCGACGTCGTAAGCAAAGTGGACAAGCAGGAGGTCGCCAACGCGCTGAGCCAGGCGCAGAAGGAGATCGCCCAGCGGTACGACTTCAAGGGGGTCGGCGCCGAGGTGGACTTCAGCGGCGAGAAGATCCTCATGAAGGCGAACTCGGAGGAGCGCGTCCTGGCCGTGCTCGACGTCCTGCAGTCCAAGATGATCAAGCGCGGCATCTCCCTGAAGTCCTTGGACACGGGTGAGCCGTTCCCCTCGGGCAAGGAGTTCCGCCTCGAGACCTCCATCAAGGAGGGCATCGCGCAGGACATCGCGAAGAAGATCAACAAGCTCATCCGCGACGAGGGGCCCAAGGGCGTGAAGTCCCAGATCCAGGGCGACGAGCTGCGCGTCAGCTCCAAGTCACGGGACGATCTGCAGGCCACCATGGCGCTGCTCAAGAACTTCGACGAGGCAGACCTCCAGTTCGTGAACATGCGCTGATCCGCCCGACGGATCACTGGACGACGACGGCGGCCCCACCCGGTGGGGCCGCCGTCGTCGTACCGGAGGGATGTTCGGTTGAGCGGGATCTTCAGCTGAGCGGGCGCCCGGCCATGCCCTCGAGGCGCGCGATGCGCTGGTCCATGGGCGGGTGCGTCGCGAACAGCCGGCCCACACCGCCGCCCTTGAACGGATTGGCGATCATGAGGTGCGAGGTGTTCACGAGACGCTGGTCCTGCGGCAGCGGGGCGCGCTGGGTGCCGCTCTCGAGCTTGCGGAGCGCCGACGCGAGGGCCAGCGGGTCGTCCGTGAGGGCGGCGCCGTCCTCGTCGGCGTCGAACTCGCGGGTACGGCCGATCGCTGTCTGGACGAGCCCCGCGGCCAGGGGCGCGAGGAAGGCCAGCAGCAGGGCCACGATGGGGTTGCCGCCCTGGTTCCGGTTGCCGCCCATCATGCCGGTGAACGCGAACATCTGCGCCACGGACGTGATCACGCCGGCCACGGCCGCCGCGATGGACCCGGTGAGGATGTCGCGGTTGTAGACGTGCATCAGTTCGTGCCCGAGGACGCCGCGCAGCTCACGCTCGTTGAGCAGCTGCAGGATGCCCTGCGTGCAGCACACGGCGGAGTTCTCCGGGTTGCGGCCCGTCGCGAAGGCGTTCGGCGCCATGGTCGGCGAGACGTACAGCCGCGGCATGGGCTTGCCG
This genomic interval from Arthrobacter agilis contains the following:
- a CDS encoding extracellular solute-binding protein, with protein sequence MRKSILWAAPTIPLLILGATGCAPEGSGGGDSAGDESITVAYQTTATYTQVDALMKKAKQDFEAANPDITVELEPIQAEENDYATKLALMQRSPDTAPDVFYEDSFRVRPDAEAGYLLALDEYLAEWEDWDTAFIDSAKQAGAGSDGKTYAVPMGTDTRALWYNKAVFEQAGLPIPWEPKTWQDVLDAAETVKAAIPDAVPFNIYSGTGMGEAASMQGFEMLLYGTDDTLYDTDEGKWVVGSQGFRDSLQFISDVYVGDLGPDVATALDSNYYQQLNGEGYPTDKVGASIDGSWIAGSWLEGGPAPWPEWSDVMGVTPMPTQDGQDPGATSMSGGWTLAVGSGSGNPDAAFEFVSTALNKDNSLSYNVNASQVPVRSDVAEDPAFTGSSPVSGFFSDLVEVTHYRPTTSDYAEISGSIQQAMEAVMTGEQSVEEAAAAYDEAVTSLVGEDNVLRG
- a CDS encoding carbohydrate ABC transporter permease — translated: MTTTPARPLREDGPPTVRPAPSSGRPVPRGRAARRAIPLAPAVVLLLLFMLGPVLWSIWGSFTNASLSGRAASEPRFVGLDNYVALLSDPDFPNAVWLTVVFLIVSAVIGQNFLGLGLALLTATAPKIVRSIVATTVVTAWVLPEIVAAFACYAFFSSDGTLNTLTASVGLEPVEWLFAYPLASVILANIWRGTAFSMMIYEAALNDVAPEITEAAVIDGAGGWKRLIFVTIPMIRNSISTNLMLITLQTLSVFTLIFVMTSGGPNQRSSTLPLFAYAEAFGLGKIGYGTAIATVMLLIGAVFSFLYIRVLKPGDTA
- a CDS encoding carbohydrate ABC transporter permease, producing the protein MSISVASPRRTVSRGVASAVLLAVAALFLLPLAWLVLASLDTGASASLAMPEQFSLANFTAVLTPGQTLWPLWNSFLLSAGCAVITVLAAVLAAYPLSRYQARYNKPFLYGVLFGTGLPITAMMVPVYSMFVRLGQLDSVPAVALFMAATSLPMAIWMTKNFMDSVPVSLEEAAWIDGASAMKALRTVVVPLMRPGLAVVFIFVFIQAWGNFFIPFILLLSSHKQPAAVTVFNFFGQYGSVAYGQLAAFSLLYSLPVIVLYVLVTKGIGGSFATAGAIKG
- a CDS encoding alpha-mannosidase, which produces MHYDSTLVEARVRRFRGERLVSALYRSTAPLALTWWEVPDEPVPFAEAVGQRFVPAEHGMMWGRPWGTVWFHAEGKVPAAWADEEDVRVELVVDLGFTGEQPGFQAEGTVYGPSGRIIKAVEPLNRSVGLDAGFGGEVDVYIEAAANPNVAQDFLFVPTPYGDKATAGDARLYRLAGIEVGLLDLPVWELQQDVDALLGLVGQLPASSQRRAEILHALDRMVDTMDPDDVSGTAGLGRSVLGPALAKPASASAHHLHAVGHAHIDSAWLWPTRETVRKVARTFSNVCDLIDENPDFVFAASSAQQYAWLKRSYPELFDRVKEKVAAGNFVPVGGMWVESDTNLPGGEALARQFVLGKTFFLREFGIECEEVWLPDSFGYSAALPQVMAAAGARWFLTQKISWNETNRMPHHTFRWEGIDGSRIFTHFPPVDTYNSDLRAEELARAERQYAEKGLGTTSLVPFGHGDGGGGPTREMIAAARRTRSLEGSPTVELSGPRAFFEAAEAEYREPPVWSGELYLEFHRGTYTSQARTKRGNRRSEHLLREAELWATTATVRAGVPYPAEDLRATWETVLLQQFHDILPGTSIAWVHQEAERNYDDVAVRLGAVIETAARALLGQGPHTAVLNASPFAVAGVGPLGAGTEPARAPRTVTRTGDGFRLENEAVRVEVDSAGLVRSLWDRAAERELVPAGSAANLLQLHRDTPTQWDAWDIDEHYRRNTTDLVDVAALDIVDGPAGQALRIERAFGASRVVQHLALDASAPRLDISTEVDWHEQKKLLKLAFPLDVHAERATSEIQFGHIHRPTHANTSWDAARFETVAHRWVHVGEPGYGVAIANDSTYGHDTTRTTAGRATTTTVRLSLLRAPVFPDPAADQGSHRMEVSVLLGADIPDAVAEGYRLNLPLRTVPEVARTAIEPLVRLDAPGHVVEAVKLAEDGSGDVVVRLYEAYGRRSRGMLSADFPHSSVVETDLLERPLEDTAIRRRDGDGVHLVLRPFQLVTLRFAVTG
- a CDS encoding ROK family transcriptional regulator → MGDFNQTVVLDAIRRSPTGLSRVELATISGLSAQTLSNIARRLLEQELVIESGKVQNGRGKPRTVLALNPSARFAVGVHLDPAVITFVILDLSGRVVAHSTRRTPLTPDADVVIQEMGDAVAALLAEAGVDPERVLGVGVASPGPIDPVRGIVVDPPYLLGWDRVPLRESLSAATGFPVVLEKDVAATAVAEIWGSHSDSPENFIFVYLGTGVGMGLVYSGAVLRGTSQNAGEVGHIVVDPTGPDCFCGLRGCVAVTCMPRNLVEEAIRAGVHPEGVNRADPGAVEAAFLRLCAEARGGDAAAGAIIDRSARRIAKAVSVLTNALDVDRVIFGGPYWPALSEAYLDLVPRALRGLTVAPHTADIRVEGTAFGTDVGAVGAACTVFDKAISPDTRRLLLEH
- a CDS encoding YajQ family cyclic di-GMP-binding protein — protein: MASESTFDVVSKVDKQEVANALSQAQKEIAQRYDFKGVGAEVDFSGEKILMKANSEERVLAVLDVLQSKMIKRGISLKSLDTGEPFPSGKEFRLETSIKEGIAQDIAKKINKLIRDEGPKGVKSQIQGDELRVSSKSRDDLQATMALLKNFDEADLQFVNMR
- the htpX gene encoding zinc metalloprotease HtpX, giving the protein MHNHFNGAKTALLFGALMGIFLVFGAVIAGATGSSSFIWLFALLGVGSIAYSYWNSDKIAIRSMRAVEVTEQQAPAMYRIVRELSGRAGKPMPRLYVSPTMAPNAFATGRNPENSAVCCTQGILQLLNERELRGVLGHELMHVYNRDILTGSIAAAVAGVITSVAQMFAFTGMMGGNRNQGGNPIVALLLAFLAPLAAGLVQTAIGRTREFDADEDGAALTDDPLALASALRKLESGTQRAPLPQDQRLVNTSHLMIANPFKGGGVGRLFATHPPMDQRIARLEGMAGRPLS